The Anaerolineales bacterium genome has a segment encoding these proteins:
- a CDS encoding SulP family inorganic anion transporter, with translation MRDPNPTSKGLSRFVPGLALVKGFAPALLRTEMIAAVTVFAVLVPSAMAYGELAGVTPVAGLYVALGAMVLYALFGTSRQLIMGPEATTAIMTAAAVAPLAGGDPARYAALAAMTAILVGILALLGGLARLGFITDFLSKPILVGYIFGTTLIVMGSQLGKMFGIKLESDAFFRQIAELISRLDETHLLTMVIGIVSMAALLLMRRVNPALPGALIVVVVAIVASAVFNLEAMGVAVVGPVPAGLPHLTIPAVQLQDLFALLPGAFALTILIYADEVLTARVFAARHSQKINANQEFLGIGAANIAAGFLTGFPAATSGSRTAVSDQMGGKSQWVGLLAAALTIVFLLFLTPWLAPLPTVVLGAIIIIASLSLLDLAAFRFLRQVRRAEFWLAVVAAFGVLTLGILQGVLVAVTLSLINVIARISRPHDALLDDLDASGGTVYRGVTDTETALTEPGLIVYRFDAPLVFANAAFFTERMEALVASAGTGLRCVILDAEAISDFDSTAAEALETLDADLDRLGVELWVARANGPLRELLQVTGLMKRFGKENIYPSVRAAVVAYHARFGQS, from the coding sequence GTGCGAGATCCCAACCCGACATCCAAAGGCCTTTCACGGTTCGTTCCCGGTCTTGCCCTCGTGAAAGGCTTCGCTCCCGCCCTGCTCCGCACCGAAATGATCGCGGCCGTGACGGTGTTTGCGGTGCTGGTGCCCTCGGCAATGGCCTATGGCGAGCTAGCCGGGGTCACTCCCGTCGCCGGGCTGTATGTCGCCCTCGGCGCCATGGTCTTATACGCGCTGTTCGGCACTTCACGTCAGCTGATCATGGGTCCCGAAGCGACCACCGCCATCATGACCGCGGCCGCCGTGGCCCCGCTGGCCGGCGGGGATCCGGCGCGCTATGCCGCCCTGGCCGCCATGACCGCCATCCTGGTGGGCATTCTGGCCCTGCTCGGCGGACTGGCTCGACTGGGCTTCATCACCGACTTCCTGTCCAAGCCGATCCTCGTCGGCTACATCTTCGGCACGACGCTCATCGTGATGGGCAGCCAGCTGGGGAAGATGTTTGGCATCAAGCTCGAGAGCGACGCCTTCTTCCGCCAGATTGCGGAGCTGATCAGCCGCCTGGATGAAACCCACCTGCTGACCATGGTCATCGGCATTGTCAGTATGGCGGCGCTGCTTCTCATGCGCCGGGTGAATCCCGCCCTGCCCGGGGCTCTCATCGTGGTCGTCGTCGCCATCGTGGCCTCGGCCGTCTTCAACCTCGAGGCCATGGGGGTGGCAGTCGTTGGTCCGGTACCCGCCGGACTCCCACACCTGACGATCCCCGCCGTCCAGCTGCAGGATCTCTTTGCGCTGCTTCCTGGCGCCTTTGCCCTAACGATCCTAATCTACGCCGACGAGGTCCTCACCGCCCGCGTCTTCGCAGCCAGGCACAGCCAGAAGATCAACGCCAATCAGGAGTTCTTGGGCATCGGCGCCGCCAACATCGCGGCTGGCTTCCTGACAGGGTTTCCCGCCGCCACCAGTGGCTCGCGCACCGCCGTCTCCGATCAGATGGGCGGCAAATCGCAATGGGTCGGACTCCTGGCTGCCGCCCTCACGATCGTCTTCCTTCTGTTCCTCACGCCGTGGCTCGCCCCGCTCCCCACGGTCGTCCTAGGGGCCATCATCATCATTGCCTCGCTCAGCCTGCTGGATTTGGCGGCCTTTCGCTTCCTGCGGCAGGTGCGGCGGGCCGAATTCTGGCTGGCGGTGGTGGCCGCATTCGGCGTGCTGACCCTCGGGATTCTACAGGGCGTTCTGGTGGCGGTCACGCTGTCCTTGATCAATGTCATCGCTCGCATTTCGCGACCCCACGATGCGCTGCTGGACGATCTGGATGCAAGCGGGGGCACGGTCTATCGCGGCGTCACCGATACGGAGACGGCGCTGACCGAGCCGGGGCTGATTGTCTATCGGTTTGACGCGCCGCTCGTGTTTGCCAACGCCGCCTTCTTCACCGAGCGGATGGAGGCGCTCGTCGCCAGCGCCGGGACTGGGCTTCGCTGCGTCATTCTCGATGCCGAGGCCATCAGCGATTTCGATTCGACCGCGGCGGAAGCGCTGGAGACGCTGGATGCCGATCTCGATCGGCTCGGTGTCGAATTGTGGGTTGCCCGCGCAAACGGACCGCTGCGTGAATTGCTTCAGGTCACCGGATTGATGAAACGGTTTGGCAAGGAGAATATCTATCCCTCGGTGAGGGCTGCGGTCGTGGCGTATCACGCACGATTCGGGCAGTCGTAG
- a CDS encoding chloride channel protein: MIDTQARPAPYVRLLVLVALLGLVSASITFGFIALVDQGTQLVWQQLALALGIDPRLFTLLICTLGGLLVGLLVKLFGDHNGIFAEVMLEFGKTGRFDYRHAPGIVITAFVSLISGASLGPEAPLADACGGISTLLSDRLKLDDQETRTLGFSGVSGMLGAFITNPFGGALLGLESARGGPGGKKTYFWVLFPSLLSSAVATVVFVMLTGVFFDTLYQFPAYTPRLADLLYAAPLGLVGGLAGVLFMVSLGRLQRLFQPMKGRLVLRGLIGGLGMGIIGALLPLTLFSGEAGTLDLITQAAELGAVMLIVLSLSKLLATSLLLATGWKGGYIFPIVFASVALGLAVNLLFPAIPVAVTVAATMAGALVAALRAPLFAALFTLAMVQAETSPAVAVAVVASALLTALLGLRAARRSANNAQPLAETQ, from the coding sequence ATGATTGACACGCAAGCCCGACCGGCACCCTACGTCCGACTTCTAGTGCTCGTCGCCCTGCTGGGCCTGGTCAGCGCCTCGATCACCTTTGGCTTCATAGCCCTCGTTGATCAGGGTACGCAGCTTGTGTGGCAGCAACTTGCGCTCGCCCTGGGGATAGACCCGCGCCTCTTCACGCTTCTCATCTGCACCCTCGGCGGCTTGCTGGTCGGGCTTCTGGTCAAGCTCTTTGGCGACCATAATGGGATCTTTGCTGAGGTCATGCTGGAATTCGGCAAGACGGGCAGGTTCGACTATCGCCACGCACCCGGGATCGTGATCACCGCTTTTGTGTCGCTCATAAGCGGCGCCAGCCTCGGACCCGAAGCGCCGTTGGCGGATGCCTGCGGCGGAATCAGCACGCTGCTTTCTGACCGGCTCAAACTGGATGACCAGGAAACGCGCACGCTGGGGTTTTCCGGCGTCAGTGGGATGCTTGGCGCCTTCATCACAAACCCCTTCGGAGGGGCGCTGTTGGGCCTGGAATCGGCACGGGGGGGCCCCGGCGGCAAGAAGACGTATTTCTGGGTTCTGTTTCCCAGCCTGCTGTCCTCGGCCGTGGCGACGGTGGTCTTCGTCATGCTGACCGGGGTGTTCTTCGACACTCTGTATCAGTTCCCGGCCTATACTCCCCGGCTGGCGGACTTGCTGTACGCAGCACCGCTGGGTCTCGTTGGCGGGTTGGCTGGCGTGCTCTTCATGGTTTCCCTTGGTCGCCTGCAGCGACTCTTCCAACCGATGAAGGGGCGTCTGGTCCTGCGGGGGTTGATCGGCGGCTTGGGAATGGGAATCATCGGGGCCCTCCTCCCCTTGACGCTCTTTTCGGGTGAGGCTGGAACTTTGGACCTGATCACTCAGGCTGCGGAGCTCGGCGCGGTGATGCTGATCGTACTGAGTCTGTCCAAGCTGCTCGCCACATCCTTGTTGCTGGCCACCGGCTGGAAAGGTGGCTATATCTTCCCCATCGTGTTTGCCAGTGTCGCCCTGGGCCTGGCGGTGAACCTGTTGTTTCCCGCGATTCCCGTTGCGGTCACCGTGGCGGCGACGATGGCGGGCGCCCTCGTCGCCGCTTTGAGGGCGCCTCTGTTCGCGGCGCTCTTCACGTTGGCCATGGTGCAGGCGGAGACATCGCCTGCGGTTGCCGTAGCCGTGGTTGCCAGCGCCTTGCTGACAGCCTTGCTGGGATTGCGCGCTGCCCGTCGTTCGGCGAACAACGCCCAACCCCTCGCCGAGACCCAGTAG
- a CDS encoding universal stress protein has product MFRHVLVPLDGSHLAEAALPPAASVAAQLGASVTLIHLIEHRPPESIHSDRHLSDVDEATAYLAELARTAFPPHLNVRAHVHSAEVNDVARSIVDHTDELEPDLIVMCTHGRGGARHLVFGTIAQQVIAMGTTPVLLIRPEVQERTTDFLRTRILVPLDHHPEHARCLPYAAGLAKPFGVPIHLLSVIPTFETLAGYEAATGRLLPSATRAMLDIDRDNTQNYLEDEARAVREDRIEVETSVARGDPATQIVEVGAQIGAGLIVMGVHGTLGSEAFWERSVPPKVSARSKIPVLFVPIRDR; this is encoded by the coding sequence ATGTTCCGCCATGTGCTCGTCCCCCTCGACGGATCCCATCTGGCGGAGGCAGCCCTTCCCCCCGCCGCTTCGGTCGCGGCCCAGCTCGGGGCCTCGGTCACCCTGATCCACCTGATCGAACATCGGCCGCCGGAATCGATCCACAGTGACCGCCACCTCAGCGACGTCGACGAGGCCACAGCCTATCTAGCCGAGCTGGCGCGCACGGCATTCCCGCCCCACCTGAACGTGAGGGCGCATGTCCACTCGGCCGAAGTCAACGATGTGGCGCGCAGCATCGTCGACCACACCGACGAGCTCGAGCCGGACCTGATCGTGATGTGCACCCACGGGCGCGGCGGGGCGCGCCACCTCGTATTCGGAACGATCGCCCAGCAGGTCATCGCGATGGGCACCACCCCGGTCCTGCTCATCCGTCCTGAGGTTCAGGAACGCACGACGGACTTCCTTCGCACCAGAATCCTTGTGCCGCTGGACCACCATCCCGAACACGCCCGTTGCCTACCCTATGCTGCAGGGCTGGCCAAGCCGTTCGGGGTGCCGATCCACCTGCTCTCGGTGATCCCGACGTTCGAAACGCTGGCAGGGTACGAGGCCGCCACCGGACGCTTGCTTCCCAGCGCCACACGGGCTATGCTGGACATCGACAGGGACAACACGCAGAACTATCTGGAGGATGAGGCTCGGGCAGTTCGCGAGGACCGGATAGAGGTCGAGACCAGTGTGGCCCGAGGGGATCCGGCGACCCAAATCGTCGAGGTGGGGGCGCAGATCGGCGCCGGGCTGATTGTCATGGGCGTGCATGGCACGTTGGGCAGCGAGGCTTTCTGGGAGCGCAGCGTCCCCCCCAAGGTCTCGGCCCGCTCCAAGATACCGGTCCTCTTCGTCCCGATCCGCGACCGATAG